A section of the Methanococcoides sp. LMO-2 genome encodes:
- a CDS encoding slipin family protein, with protein sequence MIEQYIIPIVVIGVIILSQALKMVKEYERVVIFRLGRLSGVKGPGLFLIIPIIDTVMKVDLRVITIDVPKQAVITRDNVTVAVDAVIYYKVLKPADAITEVENFKYATAMLSQTTLRDVIGQIELDELLSERETINKDIQELLDVSTDPWGIKVTGVTLRDVSIDETMLRAIAKQAEAEREKRSRIILAEGEFMAAQKMKDAAQLYQDIPVALKLRELQTIAEVAREKNLIVVTSSSDIGEIAALSTAFAKK encoded by the coding sequence ATGATAGAACAATATATAATACCTATAGTTGTAATCGGAGTTATCATCTTGTCTCAGGCACTCAAGATGGTAAAAGAATACGAAAGAGTTGTTATTTTCAGATTGGGTCGACTTAGTGGAGTAAAAGGACCAGGACTTTTCCTTATAATCCCTATTATCGATACAGTGATGAAAGTAGATCTGCGAGTTATAACTATCGATGTCCCGAAACAGGCAGTTATAACAAGAGACAATGTTACTGTTGCGGTAGATGCTGTTATTTATTATAAGGTGCTCAAACCTGCTGATGCAATTACAGAAGTCGAGAACTTCAAGTATGCAACTGCTATGCTTTCCCAGACAACCCTCAGGGATGTCATCGGACAGATCGAACTTGATGAGCTCCTTTCCGAACGTGAGACCATCAACAAGGATATCCAGGAATTGCTTGATGTTTCCACAGATCCATGGGGTATCAAGGTCACAGGTGTCACCCTTCGGGATGTAAGCATTGATGAGACCATGCTTCGTGCAATTGCAAAGCAGGCAGAGGCAGAAAGGGAAAAGCGTTCACGCATAATTCTTGCAGAAGGTGAATTCATGGCTGCACAAAAAATGAAAGATGCTGCACAGCTCTACCAGGACATACCTGTAGCTCTCAAACTGAGGGAACTGCAGACCATTGCCGAAGTTGCGCGTGAAAAGAACCTCATAGTAGTAACAAGTTCATCGGATATCGGAGAGATTGCTGCACTTAGCACCGCATTCGCTAAGAAATAA
- a CDS encoding NfeD family protein, translating to MLKRTSPLIPFLFLALALLLSPACASAEDKVLVLELDDAITPVSDDIVVDALLIAQQEEYEALVITLNTPGGGVDETLRIIEAIDQSEVPVIGYVYPGGTKAWSAGTLILLGTDVAAMAPFTVIGSAQPVTVSTGGVEPVEDDKIVNALVALAKEKANQHGRNETAAEKFITENLNLNAEEALEAEVIEYVATDVEDLLEQVDGQTIKEKQLNTSGATIDTYAPNLRLSFMDIISDPIISSLLIMLGIYGIVIGISNPGAGAEIFGVVSISLGLVGMGFDVNIAAIFLILLGVVLFVLELQAPGVGIFGIAGFVCLIVGSIFLVPMDFPRWYTPADVQQTMIIAIVTPTIVMGLLFVFVFYKVLEVRHRKPTIGEEPTGDLAEAIDKIDAGSEGFVRYRGEYWKARSEDDLEEGDSVLITDKKGPLLFVKKEEEEKEEE from the coding sequence ATGTTGAAAAGAACATCACCTCTTATCCCTTTTCTTTTTTTGGCATTGGCATTACTCCTGAGCCCTGCCTGTGCTTCTGCGGAAGACAAGGTCCTGGTACTGGAACTGGATGATGCGATAACGCCGGTTTCCGATGACATTGTGGTCGATGCACTTTTGATAGCACAGCAGGAAGAATATGAAGCCCTTGTCATAACCCTCAACACCCCTGGAGGCGGTGTCGATGAAACCCTCAGGATCATTGAAGCCATAGATCAGTCAGAGGTCCCGGTTATCGGATACGTCTACCCCGGCGGGACAAAAGCGTGGTCAGCAGGAACACTGATCCTCCTTGGGACCGATGTTGCTGCAATGGCACCCTTTACAGTTATTGGTTCTGCCCAGCCGGTCACAGTTTCCACAGGAGGTGTCGAGCCTGTTGAGGATGACAAAATAGTGAATGCCCTTGTGGCACTTGCAAAGGAGAAGGCGAACCAGCACGGGCGTAATGAGACCGCTGCTGAGAAATTCATCACGGAGAACCTCAATCTCAATGCCGAGGAAGCACTGGAAGCAGAAGTGATCGAATACGTGGCTACCGATGTTGAAGACCTCCTCGAGCAGGTGGACGGGCAGACCATAAAGGAAAAGCAACTGAACACCAGCGGCGCTACCATTGATACATATGCTCCAAACCTCAGACTGAGCTTTATGGATATAATCTCAGATCCCATTATCTCTTCACTGTTGATAATGCTGGGAATATACGGCATCGTCATAGGCATCTCGAACCCAGGAGCAGGTGCTGAGATCTTTGGTGTGGTATCTATCTCTCTGGGACTTGTTGGAATGGGCTTTGATGTAAATATCGCGGCAATATTCCTGATACTGCTGGGGGTGGTGCTGTTCGTTCTCGAACTGCAGGCGCCGGGAGTTGGCATATTCGGAATAGCCGGATTTGTATGCCTGATAGTAGGAAGCATCTTCCTGGTGCCAATGGACTTCCCGCGCTGGTACACTCCTGCAGACGTCCAGCAGACAATGATCATTGCCATAGTTACACCTACAATAGTCATGGGACTGCTGTTCGTATTTGTGTTTTACAAAGTGCTTGAGGTCAGGCATCGCAAACCGACCATCGGCGAAGAGCCCACAGGTGACCTTGCGGAGGCTATCGATAAGATCGATGCCGGTTCGGAAGGATTTGTAAGATACAGAGGAGAATACTGGAAAGCAAGATCAGAAGACGACCTTGAAGAAGGTGACAGTGTATTGATCACCGACAAAAAAGGGCCACTCCTCTTTGTGAAAAAAGAGGAAGAAGAAAAAGAAGAAGAATGA
- a CDS encoding AIR synthase-related protein, whose protein sequence is MDIEGYARKGIQRNDPELEDKLTERILEIKNTTPKHARSLAKAAIVEAKATLNVEGDVLKSTVSGVSMGEFGVGSRGLGDFYAHEKIAEVIGKTTAAVDTSHLDDSGAILNESGDGYIIITIDGIHSRLSDFPFLAGFHVARASLRDVYVMGSRPVALLSDIHVADDGDVAKIFDHIAGITTVSELTGIPLVTGSTLRIGGDMDIGERMTGGVGAVGTATDLTARVQTQVGDVILMSEGAGGGTVSTAALYYEMHDVVDETINIKFLEACEALIASGLTKHVHAMTDVTNGGIRGDAKEISRTAGVKLVFDEEKMRPLVNPKVLDMLEKLEIDYLGVSLDALLVIAPREYADDIMKTVRDAGVEIDIIGEVVEGTGAEIMIDGEMCDFTPRFRESAYTPIKKMIGDEEPRDFDEMKNAIDNAANEAIDKKRKVIEMIKGK, encoded by the coding sequence CTTGCAAAAGCAGCTATTGTGGAGGCAAAGGCAACACTGAATGTCGAGGGTGACGTTCTCAAGTCCACTGTCTCCGGTGTGAGCATGGGCGAGTTCGGTGTGGGTTCCCGCGGACTGGGCGACTTCTATGCTCATGAGAAGATCGCAGAGGTCATCGGCAAGACAACAGCAGCTGTCGACACATCCCATCTTGACGATTCAGGTGCTATACTGAACGAGAGCGGGGACGGCTACATAATTATCACAATTGATGGGATTCATTCCCGTCTTAGCGATTTTCCTTTCCTTGCAGGTTTCCACGTGGCCCGTGCATCCCTGCGTGATGTGTACGTGATGGGCTCCCGTCCTGTGGCATTGCTTTCAGATATCCATGTTGCCGATGACGGAGATGTCGCAAAGATCTTCGACCACATTGCAGGAATTACTACAGTCTCAGAGCTTACCGGAATCCCTCTTGTCACTGGCAGCACCCTGCGTATCGGTGGCGATATGGACATCGGAGAACGCATGACCGGTGGTGTCGGTGCGGTAGGTACAGCCACAGACCTCACTGCCCGTGTGCAGACGCAGGTTGGCGATGTAATCCTCATGAGCGAGGGTGCAGGTGGCGGTACTGTTTCCACTGCAGCTCTCTACTACGAGATGCACGATGTGGTGGATGAGACCATAAACATCAAGTTCCTGGAAGCGTGCGAGGCCCTGATCGCATCCGGCCTGACAAAGCATGTGCATGCCATGACCGATGTGACCAATGGAGGTATTCGCGGCGATGCAAAGGAGATCTCAAGGACTGCAGGTGTCAAGCTCGTCTTCGATGAGGAAAAGATGCGTCCGCTTGTCAATCCGAAAGTTCTCGATATGCTGGAAAAGCTGGAGATCGACTATCTTGGTGTATCACTTGATGCATTGCTCGTCATCGCTCCAAGGGAATATGCAGACGACATTATGAAGACCGTCAGGGATGCAGGTGTTGAGATCGATATAATCGGAGAGGTTGTGGAAGGCACCGGTGCAGAGATCATGATCGACGGTGAGATGTGTGATTTCACCCCCCGCTTCAGGGAATCGGCTTACACTCCTATCAAGAAGATGATCGGGGATGAGGAGCCAAGGGATTTCGATGAGATGAAGAACGCCATCGATAACGCTGCAAATGAAGCGATCGATAAGAAAAGAAAAGTTATAGAAATGATAAAAGGGAAGTGA